The segment CAAGTGAGTAGGCTTAATGGTTTTCTTACAAAGCTTTTGGTTATTTCTAACCTAACcttcattgaaaattttaatgtacTAAAAAGGTACCCATCAAACTCCCAACTATATTCattgaaattacataaaaaaaagaaaaaaatctatatgCGTAAGAATGAGATGAAcataacaaaataatgaaattcaaatGCACATGAAATGTAATTTGATTTATCatgtttttcaatattataatataaaccTATATATTATAAGGTCTCATAGAAATGTACTTTTTcagtatttattaaaaaaatgtcatcagtgatttcatatatatctttttaaatcttattaCTTGTATTATGTCCtgtttatttgtatttatctACTTTGATTTCATTCATATTGGCAAATTAGAAGTTGATTATGTCCATCAACTcccatttatatttgaatctcGTGGATGCTTGGATGAATAGATTTTAAGGTTAGggtatatatattttctaacaataattgtttttaagagcACGTATACATTTATTCAACAATTTGCATCTTATCCGACATGGATaacattattataaatatgttatCCTACATGTAAAAGACAACAAATGTTTTGTTGGATGATCATTACAATCCCAACAGAAAATCTTcctaaatgataatataaagaTTGGGAGAGGGTGAGGTGGTGATGATGTGATGTGATCTCCTTGGCATTATATGAGACAATCAATGAATTGTGGATGTACACAACGACTCACTGCCAATAAGAAGAAAGCAATGATTCCTTGATTAATCATTTGTGTCTCATCCCCTGTTtaaaaatttcaacatttgtTTTGCTTTTAGGCCCAAATTCTCACTTTGAAATTGAGataaaaattttgtaaataatttgaGATAAAAGGCAAAAAGACAAATATAGTCTTGATCTATATTCTTTTAAGGTTGAgcaatcatattttattattttcacccAACAAATGGGTATAGGGCAAAatagtcattttctttttctaaattagCATAATGTATCAGTGAAAGGAAGGTAAattataagagtttttttttttttcctataattttaTGAGCAATAATCGAAAATCCgaataataaattgaaaataaaataagaataatgaatTGAAAATCTTTACATACTAAAGACTAGAccaaaaaattaatcttttatatttgaattatcaaacataattttatttctaaaaacttttaattgttACTAATTCCTAactaacaaaaacaattttcaaaaaacaaattttaaaataattttcaaatattttttgcaacaaaattctatttttgaattttaaacaTGGGAAATAGTTTGACTTATTCTCTATAAAAGGGTTATACTTttatatacaatataaaaattttcaaaatattttgaatatgttcAATTATtactcaaattattttataaaaaataaataaaaacagttcaaatttagttaagaaaataatgcatttcaaaataaattcttaaaaaaactttgcaaaaatgatttttttttttttcaagtcagaaattttcaaagaacaaaagaaaaggcataaatattcttttcttttaatatgggATTCTTCAGTGGAGAATAATAGAAACCACCCATCACTTTTCCTGCAAATCTTTGTACTCGTCCTGATTTGGATCTCACCAACCAACTGGAGCTGGTGATGAATCCACTTTTGATTGAATTGGATCCATGCGTCAGGACTTCTAACACTCCCACCATAGCAACAAGACACATTCCACCTGGCATATGCCCAAATGGGCTACATACAGAAGAATAATGGTGAATTGCCAATCCACCAGCACCTTCAGCTTCAAGACCCAAGTGCCCTAAAGCTGAAAGACCAGTGAAAAGGTCACTTGGGCATATGGGTTTGTTGTGGAACAAAAGGATTTGCACCAAAGTCCCACTTTTGGTGGGGCAGGTTCAACCACATTTGGTTCCCTTCACCATTTGCAAACATTTATTAGACACAGAACCAAGAATAtctatatcataattttaaaatatgaaaataatagaCTTAGATATACACGAAATCATCTATCATTCACAAGAGTCTCAAATGCTGTGTTAAATAGACATATTTCCATGTCTGATAACCACAAAATTCAATAAGAATTCAAATGGAACTATAGAACTTCATGAAGGGTTTTGATAATTCTCTTACTATGTGCTTATAGGAATCTTCCTTGGGGGAAAAATCAGTCTGAGCTTCATCAGCAGTAAAGCTATGAATGCTACTTCATACTGTTTCATAATTTCCTTCTTCAAACCCATAAAGGATTCAAATAGAGCATAGAGAATATATCAGGGACCACGAGCCACAGAGAAACAGAAACAGCGACAGCTACTAACCTGGTCTTCTGGTATCATGCCGCCTCCTTTGCTCGTATCAATGGCTTCTAACAACCTCACCACCTCATCCATGTCAGGACGTTTGTCAGGGTTCCCATCCCAACATTTCCGCATGATGCTTGCCAATGAACTCGGGCAACATCTAGGGATATCTGGTCGTAAATTCTGTATATTGTCATCAATGGGAAGTCATATTAGAGAGGATAAGAAGACTAATTCCCACAAATTCAATTTGGCTTGAGCCCTTGATATCAGCACGAGAAATGTAAGGTTTACTGGAGCAAAATAGAGCAAAATCAAGATAATTCAGTAGAAATATCGAGATTAGTCCTACACAAGTATGCAATGTTCAATGGTGGCATGCTGACCAACAGCCTGAACAAAAATTTAACATGAGTCCAGTGTTTCAGGACAAATGGACCCATAAAAACTAGTAGAGGAGGTGAACCTTAGACATCTAGCAACAGACAAACCTGTCGAACAACAGCAGATGATATATCAGCGAAGCTAAGATCAGGGTAGGGCATGTCACAGCAATACGTTTCCCATAAGCATATGCCAAAACTGTAGACGTCACACTTCCTATTATATGGTTTACCGTCAAGAACCTACAAAAAATTATCTGGTTAGATTCATTGCCAATATTTAGATACAGAGGAACTACTGCCAGGAAAAGGGGAAAACAATTTCCTTCAAACCTTTCTGTGTATTGTGGTTCCATGTCTCTGAAATAGACATATTCTTGGAACATATTTTTATGTCAAGTAGAATTATTTGTCCATTAGACCATGTAACTCTTCATTATAAAACTAATTAAGTTCATCAGTAACTAGTGAATGCATTAGTACCTCTGGGGCCATGTAACCAAGGGTTCCAGTTTCCCCAGTCATGTCTCTTGGATTTTGAGCTTCAACTCGAGCAACACCAAAATCAGCAATTTTCAATGTTCTATGAGCATCAAGCAacatattttctgttttaacATCACGGTGTACAATCTTCTTTGAGTGAAGATAGCTCAAACTGCAAAATTAGAACAAACACACTCCATTAGCACCCAACTACACACAACATCCAACCATGATTGAACTAGCTCTTACCCTCGAGAGAGGTCCAAAGCCAGTTGAATTACAATCTTAAAGGCAAGTTTCTTTCTCCTATTCCTGATTAAAAATTTCTTTAGCGTCCCACCAGGAAGGTACTCGACTACAACACAACATGCTCTGGAAGGAACAGGATTACGACCATCACTTGAAATGTTATTTGAAGGGATCCTCAGATCAGATGTTCCCATCGAAGCTCCAATAAACTATAACAGAAAATATGAGTGAATGGTTAGACCATGAAGATTTAAAGCGAATACACAAGGGAGAGAAACAgatattctctctctctcatatatatagttatttaatttttcttttcctcatttaAAACATGTGACACAActgtgccaaaaaaaaaaaaaaatcattatttgttAAAGGGAGTGAGGAAACAGAAAAGCATTAAAATAGCTAGACTGTCAGTGTAGGTTAAATCATGATGTTATAACAAACTTGAGTAATTCTCATATTAGCCAGTTTTAGTACATCATTATACAGAAGTACAACTTTGAGGTGGCATTCCAGCATCATAAATAGCctgagaaaaaaaacaataaggTACTCTTACCTTTGTAACATTTGGATGGTCAAGCTTATGCCAGACAGCAACCTCTTGCCGAAACGAGGTCCGAAGAGCAGCAGTTTCAGCAGCTGTGGCAAGACCATCCTCCCCCCAATCCAATACCTTCACTAAAATAGTAAGAGATGACAATGGATAGTGAGAAAATTGACAAATAATAGAAACATGATAACTTAATGTCATTAACAATTATTCTCTTTTATGGGTATTTGACATCAAAGCTAGTCTATCGATATTATAGCCATTCATATACAATGTGACACGTACCAAGAGTAACAAATTGAATATAAAGTATTGCACACCAAGTTTGAAAACTTGGCTGAAGTGATATTTAAGCCATTCAAAgcaataaaacttaaaaaggaGTGCACCCAAAGCCCAACAGGGAGATTGAACCTTCATATAAAAGTAATGCTTAGCAAACAAGATATTCAGAGTCTAGAAAGAGCATTATTTCATATAACAAAGTCTTCATGACCATGAAACAAGGATTAATCAATGGTTTGAAGGCATGATATTTAGTTGGTTTGGATGATATATGGAGCTAGCATATTCTAATTCATTATGACAATAAGCTCTATCCTCAACATAAGCCCCATGACATATCAGATAAAACTCATTCCTAGTTAACTGTTTGAAAGCAAAAGAAGCTGGCATGCCAAATGGAAGCACGAATTCAAATGCTGAAAGGGGTATACAAAACCTGATTACAAGGAAATAGTCTAAATAAATGGTATAACTGAACCATCTTTTTGAAgaaaagaagtgaaagaaaattaagtcttgtttgataaatgttttaaaaaataattttgaaaaacaatatttgagaacggtttttgaaaaccattcttcaatgttttgtagaacaaatgTTTGTTaggaaacctaaaatatttttaacccattttttatgtttttatatatgttttaaaaataacttttatatatagtgctttatttttaattattctccacatttatataattattttttaaaacaaccttcataaaacaagtgaaaacaaccgAAAACagttaaaagatgttatctaaaaataacctattttctgtttttaagaacaataaactgttttctattttttgattaccaaacatatatttttttttttctttttgaataagagaaaattgtttttgaaaacaattaccaaatatgaccatagtttccatggaTTAAATGACCTTATCATGTTTTTTTGCAAACGTGGAAAGCAAACAGAAgttgcaaaaataaatttgtaaaccAGTGTTGACATATTAAAAAACCAGACCCCATAGTTGTAAATGTCAGGTTGACAAGTGTACAACAAAATAACAATCTAACAAGAGAAGTTCACCATTTTATGACAGCAAATAATCTGAAactccatgtttattttctaaaactattCAGCATGCTTCATATTACTGTATAATGCCAAAAAATGGGGATAAACTAGTATATTAATTAGAGACCCCagtatattaataaaaacatgGTCATCCAATAATCAACATAAAAGTGAAAGAATAAGAATTACTCCCTTAAAAAGAACAGTATAGGAAAAAAATTTCCACTCGGTGTATTTTATTAGAGCACTGTAGTTTCTgatttatgcatttcaaaagaTTCAGTTTCTCACTACATTTTTCAAGTGCTAATCTTCTTAAATCTCATGCTTCATTTGAATTtgggaaagaaagggaaaggataaaaaaatgcTGAAGACAACTTAAAAGGGTATTGCCTTTGCAAACTATTTCAGCATTTTCCTTCCCTTCCTATTATTCTTTCTCAGAATACCAGTCAACTGAAACCAATCCTGCTACTAAGGACGACTTTTAGTGTTACAAGAAAAGGTCAAGAAGATTGTGCACTAAAGAATATCCTCCAAGTAACATGCATAATAAAATGCTTACTTGTGGCATACACCAACCCTATTATACTAATGAGAAGAGCCTATATGCTCCCATTTGAATTATTATAGACAATTTCAACAGGCAATGCATGCGGAAGTGCCGTCAAGCCATTGCTCAATTTAACAGAAAATCCGGCCTAACAATTTATGCTAACACACTTAAATCAATAAAGTAATATTCTTGAATGAACTACCAGATTC is part of the Vitis riparia cultivar Riparia Gloire de Montpellier isolate 1030 chromosome 17, EGFV_Vit.rip_1.0, whole genome shotgun sequence genome and harbors:
- the LOC117904798 gene encoding serine/threonine-protein kinase STY13-like isoform X1, which encodes MKMDLRSDDEVLVTAKAEKSRTGEGETVSDKSSISSSDLGSKKDGGNTSNKDLFLRADKIDFKSWDIQLDKHLSRVISRDREVNTNTKKEDWEIELSKLDIRSVIAHGTYGTVYRGIYDGQDVAVKVLDWGEDGLATAAETAALRTSFRQEVAVWHKLDHPNVTKFIGASMGTSDLRIPSNNISSDGRNPVPSRACCVVVEYLPGGTLKKFLIRNRRKKLAFKIVIQLALDLSRGLSYLHSKKIVHRDVKTENMLLDAHRTLKIADFGVARVEAQNPRDMTGETGTLGYMAPEVLDGKPYNRKCDVYSFGICLWETYCCDMPYPDLSFADISSAVVRQNLRPDIPRCCPSSLASIMRKCWDGNPDKRPDMDEVVRLLEAIDTSKGGGMIPEDQVSSCRCFCFSVARGP
- the LOC117904798 gene encoding serine/threonine-protein kinase STY13-like isoform X2 yields the protein MGHMVLCTEAFMMAKMLQVLDWGEDGLATAAETAALRTSFRQEVAVWHKLDHPNVTKFIGASMGTSDLRIPSNNISSDGRNPVPSRACCVVVEYLPGGTLKKFLIRNRRKKLAFKIVIQLALDLSRGLSYLHSKKIVHRDVKTENMLLDAHRTLKIADFGVARVEAQNPRDMTGETGTLGYMAPEVLDGKPYNRKCDVYSFGICLWETYCCDMPYPDLSFADISSAVVRQNLRPDIPRCCPSSLASIMRKCWDGNPDKRPDMDEVVRLLEAIDTSKGGGMIPEDQVSSCRCFCFSVARGP